A genomic segment from Bacillus cereus G9842 encodes:
- a CDS encoding M15 family metallopeptidase, with translation MKYHNRNVSNLNKLADNTKAAAFKWYQYCIDNGIEVLIYETIRTVERQREYVRKGASQTMRSYHLVGQALDFVPIQSNGTEDWNSYNKEPWASAIRYAKQIGFEWGGDWKGFVDSPHLQYNYKGYGTDTFGKGSQNVATPPPTNDGVGVAYINGSNVNLRKGPGTGYGVIRQLGKGESYKVFGQSNGWLNLGGDQWIYNDPSYIRYTGGNVPATSQSSNDGVGVVTIIADVLRVRTGPGTNYGIVKNVYQGAKYQSFGYKDGWYNVGGNQWVSGEYVTFVK, from the coding sequence TTGAAATATCACAATAGAAATGTAAGTAATCTGAATAAATTAGCGGATAATACGAAAGCTGCCGCTTTTAAGTGGTATCAGTACTGCATTGACAATGGTATTGAAGTGTTAATTTACGAAACAATCCGTACGGTCGAGCGACAACGTGAATATGTTCGTAAAGGAGCATCGCAAACGATGCGCTCATATCACTTAGTAGGACAAGCATTAGATTTTGTTCCAATTCAGTCGAATGGTACAGAAGATTGGAATAGCTATAATAAAGAACCGTGGGCATCAGCAATTCGTTATGCTAAACAAATTGGCTTTGAATGGGGCGGTGACTGGAAAGGATTTGTGGATAGTCCGCATTTGCAATATAACTACAAAGGGTATGGAACGGATACTTTTGGAAAAGGTTCTCAAAACGTAGCGACTCCTCCTCCAACGAATGATGGTGTAGGGGTAGCTTATATTAACGGTAGCAATGTAAATTTACGAAAAGGACCTGGTACTGGATATGGTGTTATTCGCCAATTAGGGAAAGGAGAGTCCTACAAAGTATTTGGGCAATCAAATGGCTGGTTAAATTTAGGTGGCGATCAGTGGATTTATAACGATCCATCATATATTCGTTATACGGGAGGAAATGTACCCGCAACTTCACAATCATCAAACGATGGTGTAGGCGTAGTTACTATAATAGCGGATGTATTGCGTGTTCGTACCGGACCAGGAACAAATTACGGTATTGTGAAAAATGTGTACCAAGGTGCAAAATATCAATCGTTTGGATATAAAGATGGTTGGTATAATGTTGGTGGAAATCAATGGGTTTCTGGTGAATATGTTACATTTGTAAAGTAA
- the norG gene encoding efflux pump transcription regulator NorG — MTTNKKLPKYRQIVDYMKEKIENGEWPIGSKIPSQRQLAKLFHVNRSTVITALDELMADGLIQGKIGAGTVVTNNTWSLLATNPPPDWSEYVKAGIHKPSKLMVREINEAEANKTLIHLSKGELAPQIFPLKTMQSIMKNVSDELDYFGYEEQKGFLPLREAISNYVKSFGIHVSPGSILIVSGALQALQLISIGLLHRESTVLLEQPSYLYSLHVFQSANINLSGIAMDHHGILPNELLKRIKYSQKKNILYSIPSFQNPTGILMSQERRKEIIKICEKEQLPIIEDDIYRELWIDEPPPAPLKSIDKHGHVLYVGSLSKTLSPGLRIGWIIGPEPVIERLSDIKMQTDYGSSSLSQRVAAEWIKKGFYEEHVANVRIQLKERRQIMIRALNKYCADIATWDIPNGGFFIWLKVVPSIPMKKLFSEALSKGILLNPGRIYEEESEPYIRLSYGYASPEQMTHGVKLLSELIRKLMA; from the coding sequence ATGACAACGAATAAAAAACTGCCTAAATATCGGCAGATAGTAGATTATATGAAAGAAAAAATCGAAAACGGAGAATGGCCGATCGGAAGTAAGATCCCTAGTCAAAGGCAGTTAGCAAAATTATTTCATGTAAATCGAAGTACTGTAATAACTGCGCTCGATGAACTTATGGCAGATGGCTTAATTCAAGGGAAAATCGGAGCAGGAACAGTTGTAACAAATAATACATGGTCATTATTAGCGACGAATCCCCCGCCTGATTGGAGTGAATATGTAAAAGCTGGTATTCATAAACCTAGCAAGTTAATGGTACGAGAAATAAATGAAGCAGAAGCAAATAAAACACTTATCCATCTTAGTAAAGGTGAACTTGCACCTCAAATTTTCCCGCTAAAAACGATGCAGTCCATTATGAAAAACGTAAGTGACGAATTAGATTATTTCGGATACGAAGAACAAAAAGGTTTTTTACCGTTACGTGAGGCAATAAGTAACTACGTAAAATCATTCGGAATACATGTATCACCGGGTTCTATATTAATCGTCTCTGGTGCATTACAAGCATTGCAATTAATATCAATTGGTCTTTTGCATAGAGAATCAACTGTTTTACTTGAACAACCTTCTTACTTATATTCACTTCATGTATTTCAATCAGCAAATATAAATTTATCTGGTATAGCTATGGATCATCACGGTATTTTACCTAACGAATTATTAAAACGCATTAAATACAGTCAAAAGAAAAACATTTTATATTCTATTCCTAGTTTTCAAAACCCAACTGGGATATTAATGTCTCAAGAACGAAGAAAAGAAATAATAAAGATATGTGAAAAGGAACAGTTACCTATTATTGAAGATGATATTTATCGTGAGTTATGGATTGATGAACCCCCTCCAGCTCCTTTAAAATCAATAGATAAACATGGACATGTATTATATGTTGGTAGTCTATCTAAAACACTTAGCCCAGGACTTAGAATTGGATGGATTATTGGACCTGAACCAGTTATTGAAAGATTGTCAGATATAAAAATGCAAACAGACTATGGATCGAGTTCGTTATCCCAAAGAGTTGCTGCTGAATGGATAAAAAAAGGTTTTTATGAAGAACATGTTGCAAACGTAAGAATTCAACTAAAAGAACGAAGACAAATCATGATACGGGCTTTAAATAAGTATTGTGCAGATATTGCCACTTGGGATATTCCTAACGGCGGATTCTTTATATGGCTTAAGGTTGTACCTAGCATTCCGATGAAGAAATTATTTTCAGAGGCACTATCAAAGGGAATTCTTTTAAATCCAGGACGTATTTATGAAGAAGAATCAGAACCGTACATTCGTTTATCATATGGATATGCTTCTCCAGAACAAATGACTCACGGGGTTAAATTGCTGAGTGAATTAATCCGTAAGCTAATGGCATAA
- a CDS encoding DUF2306 domain-containing protein, with translation MSIFNILLTIHILFGTICLITGIVAMVAQKKKGKHTEWGEIYHASYVVITLTAIILSIINWDKIAYLFYVAIFSYSFAIYGYLARKKRWKNWLHHHIRGMLGSYIGAVTALLVNVGIHIPIINLLPPIWFWFLPTLIGIPLVASVSKKYKKRS, from the coding sequence ATGAGCATTTTTAACATTCTTTTAACCATACACATACTATTTGGAACAATATGCTTAATCACTGGTATTGTAGCGATGGTTGCTCAAAAGAAGAAAGGAAAACATACTGAATGGGGCGAGATATATCATGCATCCTATGTTGTCATTACCCTTACGGCAATAATATTATCCATTATCAACTGGGATAAAATCGCATATTTATTTTATGTAGCAATCTTCTCTTATTCATTTGCAATTTATGGATACCTCGCACGAAAAAAACGTTGGAAAAATTGGCTCCATCACCACATTAGAGGTATGTTAGGTTCTTATATAGGTGCAGTCACCGCACTTTTAGTAAATGTCGGCATCCATATTCCCATTATAAATTTACTTCCGCCAATATGGTTTTGGTTTTTACCCACATTAATTGGTATCCCCCTCGTAGCCAGTGTATCAAAAAAATATAAAAAGCGTAGTTAA
- a CDS encoding DUF4269 domain-containing protein: MFTSITYLQSGNDKQQKVYDVLNKLNIMEDLALYSPVLCGTIPIRIDTLQSDLDIVMEVHNFDVFEQEMRSLYGSYRGFNIKKKKMKGTESIKVNFEFEGFEFELFAQPKPVRNQNAYRHMIVEHMLLMQHPHIREEILRLKENGIKTEPAFAQVLNIEGDPYEGLIVLGQEMRLW, translated from the coding sequence ATGTTTACATCTATTACATATTTACAATCAGGGAATGACAAACAACAAAAGGTATATGATGTTTTAAATAAACTAAACATAATGGAGGATTTAGCTTTGTATAGTCCCGTTCTTTGCGGGACAATCCCTATAAGAATTGATACTCTCCAATCTGACTTAGATATAGTAATGGAAGTACATAACTTTGATGTTTTTGAGCAGGAAATGAGATCTTTATATGGTTCTTATAGAGGGTTCAATATAAAAAAGAAAAAAATGAAAGGTACTGAATCGATAAAGGTAAATTTTGAATTCGAAGGTTTTGAATTTGAATTATTTGCTCAGCCTAAGCCAGTGCGTAACCAAAATGCATATAGACATATGATAGTAGAGCACATGCTATTAATGCAGCATCCACATATAAGGGAAGAAATTCTTCGCTTGAAAGAGAACGGTATAAAAACAGAACCTGCTTTTGCTCAAGTATTAAACATTGAAGGAGATCCTTATGAAGGACTTATTGTGTTGGGGCAGGAAATGCGGTTGTGGTAA